A portion of the Juglans microcarpa x Juglans regia isolate MS1-56 chromosome 1D, Jm3101_v1.0, whole genome shotgun sequence genome contains these proteins:
- the LOC121249919 gene encoding uncharacterized protein LOC121249919 isoform X3: protein MPALGAVLEVSAAPMSRPHSPTPPQPSKTPSLAQPRMISPLYKQHSWSPDAYRDEAWLRRKGNSKNRRSKSVTDEDLDELKACIELGFGFEDSPSPEVDYKRLSDTLPALGLYYAVNKQYNDTVSKSTTTPPSSSTASECDSTPSPLGSPLNLFGPGKYHVIILRR, encoded by the exons ATGCCCGCCCTAGGGGCTGTGCTCGAGGTCTCCGCCGCCCCCATGTCTCGGCCACACTCGCCAACGCCACCTCAACCATCGAAAACGCCGTCGCTGGCTCAACCGCGGATGATATCTCCTCTTTACAAGCAGCACTCGTGGTCCCCGGACGCCTATCGCGACGAGGCGTGGCTCCGGCGCAAAGGAAACAGCAAGAACCGCCGGAGCAAGAGCGTGACCGACGAGGATCTCGACGAGCTCAAGGCCTGCATCGAGTTGGGATTCGGCTTCGAAGACTCGCCTTCGCCCGAGGTGGATTATAAGCGCTTGTCTGATACTTTGCCCGCTCTGGGCCTCTATTACGCCGTCAACAAGCAATATAACGACACCGTTTCCAAGTCAACCACCACGCCGCCGTCTTCTTCCACGGCTTCGGAGTGCGACAGCACTCCGTCTCCCCTCGGTAGTCCCCTCAACCTCTTCGGCCCCGGTAAATATCAT GTGATAATCCTCAGACGGTGA
- the LOC121249919 gene encoding uncharacterized protein LOC121249919 isoform X1 — MPALGAVLEVSAAPMSRPHSPTPPQPSKTPSLAQPRMISPLYKQHSWSPDAYRDEAWLRRKGNSKNRRSKSVTDEDLDELKACIELGFGFEDSPSPEVDYKRLSDTLPALGLYYAVNKQYNDTVSKSTTTPPSSSTASECDSTPSPLGSPLNLFGPGDNPQTVKTRLKQWAQVVACSVRQCSS; from the exons ATGCCCGCCCTAGGGGCTGTGCTCGAGGTCTCCGCCGCCCCCATGTCTCGGCCACACTCGCCAACGCCACCTCAACCATCGAAAACGCCGTCGCTGGCTCAACCGCGGATGATATCTCCTCTTTACAAGCAGCACTCGTGGTCCCCGGACGCCTATCGCGACGAGGCGTGGCTCCGGCGCAAAGGAAACAGCAAGAACCGCCGGAGCAAGAGCGTGACCGACGAGGATCTCGACGAGCTCAAGGCCTGCATCGAGTTGGGATTCGGCTTCGAAGACTCGCCTTCGCCCGAGGTGGATTATAAGCGCTTGTCTGATACTTTGCCCGCTCTGGGCCTCTATTACGCCGTCAACAAGCAATATAACGACACCGTTTCCAAGTCAACCACCACGCCGCCGTCTTCTTCCACGGCTTCGGAGTGCGACAGCACTCCGTCTCCCCTCGGTAGTCCCCTCAACCTCTTCGGCCCCG GTGATAATCCTCAGACGGTGAAGACAAGGTTGAAACAGTGGGCGCAAGTGGTTGCTTGTTCTGTGCGGCAATGTTCAAGCTAA
- the LOC121249919 gene encoding uncharacterized protein LOC121249919 isoform X2, whose product MPALGAVLEVSAAPMSRPHSPTPPQPSKTPSLAQPRMISPLYKQHSWSPDAYRDEAWLRRKGNSKNRRSKSVTDEDLDELKACIELGFGFEDSPSPEVDYKRLSDTLPALGLYYAVNKQYNDTVSKSTTTPPSSSTASECDSTPSPLGDNPQTVKTRLKQWAQVVACSVRQCSS is encoded by the exons ATGCCCGCCCTAGGGGCTGTGCTCGAGGTCTCCGCCGCCCCCATGTCTCGGCCACACTCGCCAACGCCACCTCAACCATCGAAAACGCCGTCGCTGGCTCAACCGCGGATGATATCTCCTCTTTACAAGCAGCACTCGTGGTCCCCGGACGCCTATCGCGACGAGGCGTGGCTCCGGCGCAAAGGAAACAGCAAGAACCGCCGGAGCAAGAGCGTGACCGACGAGGATCTCGACGAGCTCAAGGCCTGCATCGAGTTGGGATTCGGCTTCGAAGACTCGCCTTCGCCCGAGGTGGATTATAAGCGCTTGTCTGATACTTTGCCCGCTCTGGGCCTCTATTACGCCGTCAACAAGCAATATAACGACACCGTTTCCAAGTCAACCACCACGCCGCCGTCTTCTTCCACGGCTTCGGAGTGCGACAGCACTCCGTCTCCCCTCG GTGATAATCCTCAGACGGTGAAGACAAGGTTGAAACAGTGGGCGCAAGTGGTTGCTTGTTCTGTGCGGCAATGTTCAAGCTAA